A stretch of [Clostridium] innocuum DNA encodes these proteins:
- a CDS encoding MurR/RpiR family transcriptional regulator: MTVVHSMTIFEQFEKLSLSTNEQAVANYILQNSSSAVTMSIKELANAAFTSTTTIIRLCKKLGFHGYKEFKIQLSKDVSFEMVKEFPIDVNAPFSVEDTSVSISQKIAYLTKTTINSCLKHMDYQIIEKVVQCMLEAENLLAIAVSDSFIRILDFQLKMMKINTYVKISILSPDQAYLCANATNKDFAMMVSYSGKTAEVINEAKILKQRGVKMVALTSNIDSPLARLSDLVLLLPNEEDKATATYSFSSQLAIEYTLNVLYSCFYNANFEESRKHLYYTRKQYLHD, from the coding sequence ATGACCGTAGTACATTCTATGACTATTTTTGAACAATTCGAGAAACTAAGTCTTTCCACAAATGAACAGGCTGTCGCAAATTACATCTTACAAAACAGCAGCAGTGCTGTAACGATGTCTATTAAGGAATTAGCCAATGCAGCCTTTACTTCTACAACTACAATCATTCGCTTATGTAAAAAGCTGGGATTTCATGGTTATAAGGAATTTAAGATTCAACTGTCAAAGGATGTAAGCTTTGAAATGGTAAAGGAATTTCCTATCGATGTAAATGCACCATTTAGTGTAGAAGATACATCAGTTTCTATTTCTCAGAAAATCGCATATCTTACCAAAACAACCATCAATTCTTGCTTAAAGCATATGGACTATCAGATCATCGAAAAGGTCGTACAGTGTATGCTGGAAGCGGAGAATCTTCTAGCGATTGCTGTCAGTGATAGTTTTATTCGTATACTGGACTTTCAGTTAAAGATGATGAAAATAAATACGTATGTAAAGATTTCTATTCTATCGCCAGATCAGGCATATCTATGTGCCAATGCCACAAACAAGGATTTCGCAATGATGGTTTCCTATAGCGGAAAAACAGCAGAAGTTATCAATGAGGCAAAGATTTTAAAGCAAAGAGGTGTAAAGATGGTGGCGTTGACATCTAATATTGATAGTCCTCTGGCAAGACTAAGTGATTTGGTGCTTCTTTTACCGAATGAGGAGGATAAGGCTACTGCAACGTATTCCTTTTCATCTCAGTTGGCTATTGAGTATACACTGAATGTCCTATATTCTTGCTTCTATAATGCGAATTTCGAGGAAAGTAGAAAGCATTTGTATTATACTCGCAAGCAGTATCTGCATGACTGA
- a CDS encoding PTS sugar transporter subunit IIC, protein MILKWIETWLSPKVSVITSTRYFQAFRSGFFVLMPLTIIGTVFMLITDFPIPGYNEWMSGIFGVGWEDFLSPAYRATFNMMGFLFAGTFAYKLAEGYKLDKLTVCILGLVAYVVLSPKSVLAPESGEVIGRVLQFDWLGTKGILTALFAATISTEIFRWCVKKNFTIKMPQSVPPMVINAFTALIPGILIVTVLLIINGICMRMAGSLPEQLFALIQLPLQSMISHPWAMVVIAFLNGFLWWAGIHPTVVNSLIYPLLYANAEFNQTLADAGNLTTATGSFGSVQVLDQFLTIGGAGMMIGLTISMIIAARSARMKAVSKVAFVPSLFNISEPVTFATPTVFSPLMLIPMTVTPIVSYGIMYLAQIIGFMPMFTNVQAPWATPFVFSGFLVSGWQGAVVQLIIVSVTVLIYLPFAKALDHQFMQEEKETAQK, encoded by the coding sequence ATGATTTTAAAGTGGATTGAAACTTGGCTGAGTCCAAAAGTGTCTGTTATTACAAGCACACGTTATTTTCAGGCGTTTCGTAGCGGATTCTTTGTACTAATGCCTTTAACGATTATCGGAACTGTATTTATGTTGATTACAGATTTCCCAATCCCTGGCTATAATGAATGGATGAGTGGTATATTTGGGGTAGGATGGGAAGATTTCCTCTCACCTGCATATCGTGCAACATTTAATATGATGGGATTCCTGTTTGCTGGAACATTCGCCTACAAATTGGCAGAAGGGTATAAACTCGATAAATTAACTGTTTGTATTCTCGGTTTGGTAGCCTATGTTGTTTTATCTCCAAAATCGGTTCTAGCACCGGAATCCGGAGAGGTTATTGGTAGAGTTTTACAGTTTGACTGGTTAGGTACAAAGGGTATTCTGACAGCATTGTTTGCCGCAACGATTTCTACGGAAATCTTCCGCTGGTGTGTGAAAAAGAATTTTACAATCAAAATGCCACAGAGTGTTCCACCGATGGTAATTAACGCATTTACTGCTTTGATACCAGGTATTTTGATTGTTACGGTATTGTTGATTATTAACGGTATATGTATGAGGATGGCTGGTTCTTTACCAGAACAGTTGTTCGCTTTGATCCAGTTACCATTGCAGTCTATGATTTCTCATCCATGGGCAATGGTTGTCATAGCATTCCTGAATGGTTTCCTATGGTGGGCTGGTATTCATCCAACCGTTGTCAATTCTTTAATATATCCACTATTGTATGCAAATGCAGAGTTCAATCAGACACTGGCAGATGCAGGGAATTTAACAACAGCTACTGGAAGTTTTGGTTCTGTACAAGTATTAGATCAATTCCTTACGATTGGTGGTGCTGGCATGATGATCGGTCTGACGATATCTATGATTATAGCAGCACGTTCAGCGCGTATGAAAGCTGTCTCTAAAGTTGCCTTCGTACCATCTCTGTTTAATATTTCAGAACCTGTAACTTTTGCGACGCCAACGGTATTCAGTCCATTGATGTTGATTCCCATGACGGTAACTCCGATTGTATCCTATGGTATTATGTATTTAGCGCAAATTATTGGTTTCATGCCAATGTTTACCAATGTACAAGCACCATGGGCAACACCGTTTGTGTTCTCTGGATTCCTGGTATCCGGTTGGCAGGGAGCAGTGGTACAGCTCATTATTGTCAGCGTTACAGTACTTATTTATTTACCATTTGCAAAAGCGTTGGATCATCAGTTCATGCAGGAAGAAAAAGAAACTGCACAGAAATAA
- a CDS encoding PTS sugar transporter subunit IIB — protein MKNIVLLCSQGASTSILVQAMKKAADAMEYSCDINAYSINMLNEVKETADIILLGPQIRFQEGKVKAEASCPVKTIEMQMYGMMDGKAVMEMVRKELD, from the coding sequence ATGAAAAATATTGTGTTATTATGCTCTCAAGGAGCAAGTACAAGCATTTTGGTACAGGCGATGAAGAAAGCTGCGGATGCTATGGAGTATTCATGCGACATCAATGCATATTCTATCAATATGTTAAATGAAGTAAAGGAAACTGCGGATATAATCCTGCTTGGGCCACAGATTCGCTTTCAAGAAGGCAAGGTGAAAGCAGAGGCAAGCTGTCCGGTCAAAACGATTGAGATGCAGATGTATGGTATGATGGATGGAAAAGCGGTTATGGAAATGGTACGCAAGGAGCTGGATTGA
- a CDS encoding PTS lactose/cellobiose transporter subunit IIA translates to MKGIESVCFQIISYTGAAKSCFVEAINEAEQGNFERAEELLCEGDQNFNEGHHAHFGLLQKEAQQEHVEIRLLLLHAEDQMMAAETIRILAEKFIQIHKELKKGGKND, encoded by the coding sequence ATGAAAGGGATTGAATCCGTCTGCTTCCAGATTATAAGTTATACAGGAGCTGCGAAAAGCTGTTTCGTGGAAGCTATCAACGAGGCTGAACAGGGGAATTTTGAAAGAGCTGAGGAGCTATTATGCGAAGGTGATCAAAATTTTAACGAAGGTCATCATGCACATTTCGGATTGCTTCAGAAAGAAGCACAGCAGGAGCATGTAGAAATCAGATTGCTGCTGCTTCATGCGGAGGATCAAATGATGGCAGCGGAAACAATTCGTATTCTTGCCGAAAAGTTTATCCAAATCCACAAAGAATTAAAAAAGGGTGGTAAGAATGACTGA